Proteins encoded in a region of the Stieleria neptunia genome:
- a CDS encoding response regulator transcription factor — protein MSLKTLVVDDHEAARLGLMELLVGTAVSVAQMVPDGESALRHLDEDRFDAVLIDVQMKKMDGLTLLMSIRQSHPDLPVVLISAYDYPVYLARAVANGAHDYVLKSDSATKIEQTLSHACENGSAYPGGRLDNVRKKMSETIRSQQLPPELPVTSREAQVLRHIAFGLSNREIAKSLGISVETVKEHVQNILRKTGASDRTDVAVRAVRLGLVD, from the coding sequence ATGTCGTTAAAAACGCTGGTCGTCGATGACCATGAAGCAGCTCGTCTCGGGCTCATGGAGTTACTGGTCGGGACGGCGGTTAGCGTCGCGCAAATGGTTCCCGACGGCGAGAGCGCGTTGCGGCATCTGGATGAAGACCGATTCGACGCGGTGCTGATCGATGTCCAGATGAAGAAGATGGACGGATTGACGCTGTTGATGTCGATACGCCAGTCGCATCCCGACTTGCCGGTCGTCTTGATCAGCGCGTACGACTACCCCGTTTATCTTGCCCGAGCGGTTGCCAACGGGGCTCATGATTACGTGCTCAAGAGTGATTCGGCAACCAAGATCGAACAGACGCTCAGCCATGCGTGCGAAAACGGATCGGCGTATCCGGGTGGCCGTCTGGACAACGTTCGCAAAAAGATGTCCGAGACGATTCGCTCGCAACAGCTTCCACCGGAATTGCCGGTGACGTCTCGCGAGGCCCAGGTGCTGCGTCACATCGCGTTCGGACTGAGCAACCGTGAGATCGCCAAGTCATTGGGGATCAGTGTCGAGACCGTCAAGGAACACGTGCAGAACATTTTGCGCAAGACCGGGGCCTCGGATCGCACCGACG